The following nucleotide sequence is from Archocentrus centrarchus isolate MPI-CPG fArcCen1 chromosome 6, fArcCen1, whole genome shotgun sequence.
cacTCATCAGATCAAGATTTTTTCTAAACTTCTAttatccaattttggtgagcctgtgtgaattgtagcctcagtttcagGAGTTatttgttgccttcctatcagcacGAGACactctggtcattctcctctgacctctgacatcaacaaggcattttctcccagagaactgccgttcacttttctcttttttggacaattctctgtaaaccctagagatgattggtgggaaaatcccagtagatcagcagttttggaaatactcagaccagcctgtttgGCACCAAGAACCAtgctacattcaaagtcacttgaaCAATGTttcttgctgccatgtgattgactttttAGATTTGTGTTAAGCATTGAATAGGTGTGCCTAAAAGTGGCTTGTGAGTGCATATTGTGAAAAATCCTTCACTTTACTTGGTAGCTATCACTGAAGTTaaagttgaaaaataaaattaacatgCATATATGCACATGcaatacaataaatatattGATTGTTTTGTGCTGGCACAGAATTGCGTGCTTACAGCAGTTAAATAGTTGGCATGACCTCTAAAATTCCTTCACTGAAGCAGTGGAAAGATAAGggtctgtgtgtgggtgagagAGAGAACCAGAGTTTATTCTGAATGCAGATGCACAAAGTTTGGTCTCTAGCTTGCGTATGTAGGCCTATTGTGGTTATGTGGGTTGGCATTCTGAGACACTGCAGATGgaatgctcccaactttgtgtgtgcttgtgttttgtttttgttttttaaacaaatgcatTTGTATATTAATGGAATGCATATCAAGACGAATGACTTCATCTGAAtaccaaattttatttttaaaagcactgttcAGCATCAACTTTTCAAAACCGTCTAAACTAATATCTTCAGGGTAGCACAGTCCCCCAAATCGAAATGGGATTACCATCTGGGTATTGTGAAAGTGTCCCTACAACCCCACCTACATTCACGGCTTGTGGATCACCAAGGTGCATTATTATCCGGTCTTTTAAGCATTTTCTTATGTGGAATGTAGGTTTTCAACTTTTACTTGTATTTCTCTAATTATTTGTGGGTCATTATTTGTAAAGCATATAAAAATGTCTCATGTTTGATTCAGACAACTTGGTTTTTAAGCATATTGTTCTCTAAATGAAGAGACCCGctaccgtgtgtgtgtgcgcgcctaCAGTTTATTGTCGTGTTCTGTTTACGCTGCGTAGGACAGCATAGCCAGTACACAAGTAGGTAAAGGCTGATATTGTTCAAGGACTCATTTCTGTTCCCTGGTCTCTCTTCTCGCTAATATCCCTTGCTCGATGTTCTATGAATcatgatttgatttatttggtCTTGATCGAGCCGTTTCGAGACGAGGACGCgcacaggaagtaaacaagtAATCGGTGTATCGCCGAGAAAAAGGAGCACGGTTTCTCACAATGTTGCGCTTGTTTTTTCCGCGGCGTTTTTCTACTAAATGCAGCCTGCTAGCACCGCGCGACCCCCCCTCGATGACACCGCGTGCAGGAGCGCGAGCCAGACAGCAGCAGATGTCagctaatatttttattcagcAACAAAGGCGGGATGTGGGAGGGTCAGCCTTTTGTAAATACCCGTCAAAGTCCGTACTTTGGGTGTGTGGGGTTGGTGTGGGGATCGCTTTAGCTGTCGGGCTGAAATACAACAGTGACGCTGCCAGCAGCTCAGGTGATATTAAAGTTAAGAGAACAGAAAAGACAGATCGATACAGAGATGCCATAAAGGTTAGCAGAGACCTCGTGGAGCGGATAAAGGTAGGCACGGAGGTAGGCTTATGAACTGCTTACAACTGATTGGGCAGTGTCCCTTTACTGTGTTTTAAATCCAGTCCCACTTGTAGCATCTCCGTGTGTCTGTGTTGACAGGATGAGGTCGGGGCTCCCGGACTGGTAGTTGGAGTCTCTGTGGATGGTGCTCAGGTCTGGTGTGAAGGTTGGTGCTggactgcacagcatttttatcctttatctctctctccccctcccatcccatcccaccccaccccatcccAAACCACACTACACCACACCACATCACATATTGAGATAATGAAGTTTACAGAAGTGTGAAAAACATCCAGCCCTaatcaaatacaaacacaaacatgagtaacacatagaaaaaaaaacagctgggaTAGCAGTTATTGCTATAGAAAAAGAGAATAAGAGTGTACAAAGAACAAACTTGCAATTATTTCAGTACCTCCAATATGtgcactgcttaaaaaaattaagggaacacacacatcaaatcttgatgaatgaaatattcatgcTGTAAATCTTTGCTGACCTATACTGTACAATTTGTTGAGAAGAAAATTATGTAACAATGGTCATTGTAAACCTAAAATCATTAACCCCTTGAGAGCTGGATTTTTACAGGACTCTGAAAAACTAaggtacacccttactgcttcatAGGAATAAGAGGGTAAGTACGTGTACTGCAAATAACTTGGCAAACTGATCATCAGTAAGTGCggccacctctataaaagcagaagtttgggccattttctgttgcagatttgcaaCAGAATGACAAATCTGCATAGCTGAAAAAGACAAGAACCAAAGTGTTGCAATAGCCcaaagtccagatctcaacCCGACTGAGATGCTGTAGCAGGACCTTaatgagagctgtgcataaaggAATCcccgcaaacctcaatgaactgaagcaatgctgtaagaagagtgggccaaaattcctccacaacaatgtgacagactgacaaagtcatacagaaaacaacagttaatgctaaTAATTGTTTCTACAAGCTAATGTATCATGGACTGTACTTTtgcacaggactgcatagagtcctgtgcaAAACCTTCTTTTTCACATTCCTGTATGAGCTAAGagaaacccaggacccactgcatcaGTGTATGGTCTGACactgggtccaaggatttcatcccaacaatggcagtcagggtgccattggctagcctgtagaggtctgtgcatccctccatggatatgcctccccagaccatcactgacccaccaccagaccggtcatgctgaatgatgttagaGGCAGCATAACGTTATTCACGCCTTATGCAGACCGTTTCACATCTgttacatgtgctcagggtgaacctgctctcatctgtgaaaagcacagggcacctgTGGTGGACCTGCCCATTCTAGTATTCCATGGCAAATGCTAATCTGGCTCCACGGTGCTGGGCAATGGACACAAGGCCCAGTAGAGGgcgtcaggccctcaggccaccttcatgaagactgtttctgattgtttggtcagagatattcacaccagtggcctgctggaggtcattatttagggctctggcagtgctcgtCCTGTTCCTCTGTCCACAGAGGAGCAGACACCAGTCCTGCTGATAGGTTAAGAACCTTCTATAGCCCTGTGCAGCTCTTGTAGAATAACTGCTTGTCTCCTGGAatttcctccatgctcttgagattGTGCTGAGACTGATTAACAAtacctctgctacttaactgaccagctcaatatcccagaagtttaattagCTTGATGTTATAgtgtgattaaaaagtgttcctttaatttttttttttttttatatgaaaaatGTGGACACTGTTACCAATGTTATATCAACAACAGTGATATAACATTGGTAGCACTGCCTGATGGTTGAAAAGGTTGACAGTTGCACAAGAATGGCAGCAAGTCCTAAAATTTTTATTGTTGCTAATGTCATATCACTGTTGGCAAACAGCCAATTGACTTAAAACAGACTTTTTAGGTCAAGACATGTGGCTGCTTTGGTCTCACCTGGAAGTGGACCACTGGAAAGTGCTTAGATTACTGTCTCTGCTTATTTAATATACATTGTAATGGTATTGCTCTTTGTTGCAAtgctaaaaacattttaaggatCTGGTTTAGCTTCCTTACTGTAATATGTCCTAAATAATCTTAATTTATTAAATTAGGTTAATGCTTCATGAGTAACCACCCAGCATATTCCTCTACAATGCATTCCCATTCTTATATAACTCATTCAAATTCTTTGTCTAATTTAGGAATGGTTATGCTGATTTGGGAGAATCGTGTCCCATGCACTTCAGAAACAGTAATGCGAATTGCCAGCATCAGTAAGCCCCTCAcgtctgcagctgctgcactaCTCTGTGAGGAGGGGAAACTAGATCTTGATGTCCCAGTCCAAAAAATTGTCCCAGAGTTTCCCCAAAAAACAGTTGATGGCCAAGATGTAagtaaccttaaaaaaaaaaaaacaaaactgtagtttaaaaaaaaaaagagaagctgaacataaaaatatttatggtCAGCTGGCTTTCATGTTTAccctgttgtttgttttgcttttcaggTCACAATAACCTCACGCCATGCTTCTGTCCCACCTGAGTGGCATGCGCATTATGAGAAAGATGAAGAAAGTGAAGGAGGACAGGGAGAAAGCCTAAGCGACTTTTAAAGCCCTCagttaaagaaaaagagattGAAACGAGCTCAtctgaaaacaaagagaaacccACAACAGATCAGAACaccaagagaaaaaaagagttgaGCATGAGGAATACTACTTAAGGACAACTTTGAAAGTGTCATTCAGTCTTTGGACCTTTTAAGAATGACCCCCTGATTTTCAAACCTGGTAAATCTCGTACTGCATTtacttgcaaaaaaaataacGCAATTGCAATGCTAATATCTTTATGAGTCAGATGTATGTTTGCTCCATGCAGGCACTACTTTTCTGTACTCCACTCATGCCTTCACGCTGCTTAGTGCTGTTGTGGAGCGGGCTGCTGATCAGCACTTCCTGGATGTCATGACGAATATGTTCTGTGAGTGGGAATGCTCAATACAGTGCCTGACAAGAATGACCCTATTATTTACCACCCGCTCCAGGTAATATATATAATCACGAGTTTGAAGTTATGACCCAAATTACTATAAAACATGATGCTCATGCTCAGTGCTCATGCTCATTTTTTGGATGAAATCTACTAGTGAGTTCGTATTACCTGTCGATGCACTTCCACAGATTTTATCATCACAACAAGCGTGGGTAGTGTTGTGAATTGCCCATACGTAGACAACTCCTACAAGTGGGCAGGAGGCGGCTTCCTTTTCCACTGCGGGGAGACCTGCTGCTATTCGGTAACGCTCTGCTTTACAGCTACCAGGTGGTCCCCACCTGGAGGATACCAAGGGCTTACTTCCTGGCTTTCTCAAACCCAAACAGCCATAGAGCTATGGGCTCCAGTTGATGGGACTGAGGCCAGCTGGGATGAGGATGGACTGTATGCTCAAGGCTGGCTGGTTGTGGAGAAAGTGCAGAAATACGGCCAGTGCAGAAAACGCAGACACTATGTGTCACACACAGGAGGCGCTGTGGGGGCTAGCAGCGTCCTGCTGGTTTTACCCAGTGAAGAGATCAATCAGTGCCAAGAACAGACCCCATTCTCCCACAGGGGGTGGTGGTCACCATCATTACTAACATGCAGTCCGTGGGACTCAACAACACTGCGTTGAAATTGCGCGTGAGTTTGACAAAGCCAGAAAAGAGTAAGTTCTTTAGAgcattgtgtgtttgcattataTTGAAGGCAAACTTTGTGGTCTTCTGTCATTTTGATACAGTTTTCAATGTGTCTGGGCTTttaggaaataaaaataaatcttttgaaTTCATGTTCTCAATAACAGCATTAAATAGGGAAGATATTCTGCCACTAGATGAAGCAgattcccaaaaaaaaaaaacctgtgattTAGTTTGTGAATTTATACAGTATAGTAGACACTAATCCAGTACATTTTTAAAGGAATTTCTGcttataagaaaaataaaaatatttcattcacaGTGGGTTGAAGTGGATTCCTATTTAAATCAGTTTTGCACTGCTCCAGAGTAGATTTCAGTGTGTTCACTGTTGTGATGGTTTTCATTGTAGCATTTTTATAATGCCAAATGTAAAACTGACTGAAGTGCGCAATGTCAGTCCAACTTCTAATGCCCAAATGAGTGTGCAGCCAGTCATTAATAGTGGCAAGAATTTTAAAGTGAAACCATGTAGTCAGCATTCCAACAGTTGTTTCTGCCCcacgtgtgtttttttttttttttttgtcgatGTGTTGGGGAACACAGAAAGACTGACAAACTATAGAAAATGCAGTCCGACAAGTTTTAATTTCCTCCTCTGTACTGCAAATTGAAGCTGATTTGATGGCACCATTTTCCTAGAACTCCTGGGATCTCCTGTGCCCCTGTTTTTAGATTTAAGGGCACTGATAAATGGCTTGGATAACCTAATTATACAGACccttacacacatgcatgtgctcTTGCATGTCCAGCACTGTGAGATCCAATTTAGTTTTAAAACTGCAGAGTGCT
It contains:
- the lactb gene encoding LOW QUALITY PROTEIN: serine beta-lactamase-like protein LACTB, mitochondrial (The sequence of the model RefSeq protein was modified relative to this genomic sequence to represent the inferred CDS: inserted 7 bases in 7 codons; deleted 7 bases in 5 codons), encoding MLRLFFPRRFSTKCSLLAPRDPPSMTPRAGARARQQQMSANIFIQQQRRDVGGSAFCKYPSKSVLWVCGVGVGIALAVGLKYNSDAASSSGDIKVKRTEKTDRYRDAIKVSRDLVERIKDEVGAPGLVVGVSVDGAQVWCEGMVMLIWENRVPCTSETVMRIASISKPLTSAAAALLCEEGKLDLDVPVQKIVPEFPQKTVDGQDVTITSRMLLSHLSGMRIMRKMKKVKEDREKAKRLLKPSVKEKEIETSSSENKEKPTTDQNTKRKKEXEHEEYYXKDNFESVIQSLDXFKNDPLIFKPGTTFLYSTHAFTLLSAVVERAADQHFLDVMTNMFCEXGMLNTVPDKNDPIIYHPSYYLSMHFHRFYHHNKRGSVVNCPYVDNSYKWAGGGFLPLRGDLLLFGNALLYSYQVVHLEDTKGLLPGFLKPXTAIELWAPVDGTEASWDEDGLYAQGWLVVEKVQKYGQCRKRRHYVSHTGGAVGASSVLLVLPSEEINQCQEQTPXLPQGVVVTIITNMQSVGLNNTALKXAREFDKARKE